TGACATTTTCCTTTCCTCTGCTGTAGTCGTTGCCAATAATCTGGCTAAACATGACGGCTTAGTCTCCAGGCGAATGCCGTGGAGTATAAGGAGTATTAAGCAAACAAGGAGATCACTACAAATAATTAGAAAAGACTACAACAAAGAATGCAATTTATAGTTGAGTAGTGTTGGTTTAACTAGGCAAAAGTCTCCTTTGTAACTTAGCACAAAGGAAATTGTTAGGATCATATCATACTTGTGCAGTACCTGCTAATCGGGACTCCGCAgagatgtaattttttttttctgataatcattttcatttgcaaaCATTATTCAAGATATACCTTTTAATAAGTCATTTTCTTTATAATACGAAAATAAATGGATTAAAGAtagataaattaattaattgatgaGTTAATAACTACTTTTAAAGTGGAATATACACTTActataaatgaaattaatgcCTAGTTTCTCTGCGATGGTGAGTTTCATGTTGGGATCATATGCTTTGTATGTTTCGTGCATAATTGCAGTGGCCTTATTGGAATGCCTCAATCCAAGCAGATGCCCAATCTCATGAAGAGTGACCGAGTACAGATTTGTTCCGTGATAAACACCGTCTGTCCAATTTTCATCTGCATCAAAATGGAGATCTCCTTCGTCAGGGTAAAAAGCGTGGGCAAAGACTCCTCCAGGGCCATCAAATGGGTGTAGGCAACCTCGGTGCTTACCAGCTAGGAATCTAAAGTATCACGGACTGTATTTACAAGGGAGGTAATGTTTCAGGCTCACAATGCAATGTAAATTTTTTGATGATTCAGAAGCAGAGACCAAATTAAGTGTAAGTTTAGATTGCTTAACTTAAGAGAGACAACTCACGCTATGGTGATGTCTGATTTGACATAATGACGCTTATCCGGCGTAACATCCATGAAACTTAAAGGACTGATGGCTTCCCAGGCCTGAAACGCTCTGCTTACGATTGCGCGTTGAATGTTTGGCGTCAAACTTCCCTTTGCAAAGTTGAAGAACTTGTAAGTGAGGTACGTCTTATTCCACTTATGaccagagaaagaaaaatgtcttttaaCTCTCCCTGAAATATGTCGGGAAACAATCATGGTTAAATTAGTGCATGTTTTGTACGATGTAAGATTCCTgcgtcagagtcagtttacaAAGTGGCTGGGGCACTACTTGGCGTTACAACCGCTGCTTAAGAAGCCATTTCCAATTTCTTTGCTAAAGCAAGTCTGAGCAATTGTAACTCTAATGTATATGAATATGAAAAGTTACCACGACGGAGGGTTCGTTTTGTGAATCGCGAGTCAATCGAGACGCATTCTACAACAACAGtatattaaccctttcccgtccaagaggtttcccattgacgagtaaaatcgttggggttagacagagtaaaatctataagtgctcTGAGTGCTcgttcggcagttaaggggttaaacaGGAAACCTTGGTTTGCAGAGATACTTTGGAATCATTCGTCAAGCACCAGTGAAGCTGTGCAAGTCGATCATCTCCCCAGAACTGATTTCTTGCGTATTTTTGCCCTTAGCGAACAGTTTACAGCTTCTCTAAAAGGTCACAACTAATTGATTAACTTTTCCGctcacttaaataaagttaccaGACTCAGAAAACTCTTTTTCGTCTTTGTCAGGAACACCGCATCTcggttttttcatttcctttattGTTACAACGTCAAAAACACCAGTGACGGGGATTTCTGATTGCTCCTGAAACTCACGCAGAGCCTTTTCAACGTTCTGGTTTCCCTTTTCCAAAGTAGACAAGTAATTGTACTCTTTGAGAAATTTCTAAAGGGTAAAGGACAAATCTATTTAATAGTGGTTTATTGATTTATTGTCCAGGAAAACTTAAAACTTAATTACTGACAACTTTGAAGGCAGAAAATCCTGGCCTCAGTTCTTTTGAGAAACTGAATGCTTTTCCGACGAGGATTTGAACCGCCCATGTCTCTTACAGTAAGATGATGAGCCAGCTGAATCATGTGGGCGAGGGTGAGAAATTGAATAGCTCATCATATCAATTGGTTACGGTTTATGTTAGTATATTTCTTGGCAGACATACAACTTGGTCGCTCGAGTTTTGCCTGGTAAGGGATATACTTGACCCATATCTCTTAACCCAACACTGAAGTGATCAATGCAAGAAGATACGGAACGCACCGGGCACTGTTTTCAAGGAGTTTGCGATAGCCAATGCTTTGGCCGAGCTTTGCGAAGGGACATTATCAATTTTGTATTACCTTCACCACTAAGGCGGTAACTGAAACTCGAATAATCCAAATTGGACTCAACTCAAAAGGGGTTTTGCGAAAGTGATGACGCCAATTGAATACGATCATTTAACCAGGGAAAGTTTACAACAGTTAAAAATATCTCCACATTATGCCAATGACGTGGAGTAAAACTTTCTGTTGAATTGAAATACAACTTACTATTTCAAAAGGTTCATCTGTTTCAGCCACTGCCGCCGCGTAGTTTATTTGCAAGCACATAACTAGAAACAAAGATCGATAAACTTGAAGTCCTCCCATGGCAAAGAGCgaattgttttcaactttcataATCATTGCCGGACAAAGTTATATATATGAGTACATGTCCGTAAAGCGACACCCAGATTAAACTTGATTCGATCAGTGCTCTAGAGGACGTCTGCCgtaaaaaaacacacacacaaataagacacaatcatctcatatcaTATCAGTTCATATGCTTTTCCAAAACAAAGCTTCTTAGTTGGGCACGTACTAACTTCAGTAAAAGATTTCAATATAGTTCCCACCGGGCACCCATAACCAGCTATTAACTTTTAATCCGTGTAAAATAAAGTATTAAACTCATCACTGGCAGAGAAATATAATTCAAATTTAGGCATTTGGCTTTGTTGACTATTATccctactttttttttaaattagtaAATAGAACTTATATGTAATAGCAGctctatttttttgttttaaagaatCAGTCCAATTCACCAAATCGAATTTAAATTGCCTAGTGCTAATGTCGCAGGAAACAAATTGAAATGTGTGTTTACTAGATTCAGCGTCAAGTGCACTATTTCACTATTGGCGGTCTCAATTTGAATCATCAGTCGGTTAAGGAGGTCGCTTTGTTATCTTGGGTCAATTAAAGTATTTCTAAACAAATATCACACGCTGGACAAGGGGACGAGAAAAGAAGAACTATAAGAAGAACAGTACTGCTAAAGCACAAAATGCCACGCAATAACTCTGGTACCTGGTATGATCTTGAATAGTACTTCTTTGAAAGTTTATGTTAACTTAGAGTCCATTTGGATCATGCAATAGCAGAACAAAGACGCCCATTTCCTTTCGTATCGGTTTTAATTGTTTAATCCAAGTGACTTTGTTTTGCTGTTTAAACAAACAACTTTCTTTAGTTTAAGTTACAAACGAGTTATCCTGCTAAAATTAGTGAAACGTGCATGAAATAGTTTTATTTTGGCGTCTTGGCAAGTATGACGTAAAATTTGAGAATAATCAAGGATGAAAATTTTCTAATTTAGCCTATCTAATGAAGCTGAAAGTCTCATCGCAATCTTAGTATTTTTTATCCATAAAATCACTGGAATGAAAACAGATGAGAAAATTAAAGTCTTGTATTTGATTCTGCTTTACCGAGACGTTTAGTTAAGACACTGATATCtttaagcttttttttattattatttgacatGTGGCCATCATTATTTGactttcatcagttttttgGCTGCATGCACGAAAGGAATGAATAGAAATGATGGCACATTTTTAGTTCGTAGACCATGAAAGCTATACTAAGTGAAATGGTGAAGCCCTTTATTAAAATAACTCACACCATACGAACACACGAGCGGATTACTTTGTGTATAAGTCTACATCACTTTTGTGGTTTTGGTATCCAATTGAAAGCATCTGCTTTCCTAACGTCCTCCACACCTTTCGGTTACTGtcctcttttctttcttttttttgttgttttcttttgttttgttttgcttttaggCCCGCCTTTTACAGTTTTACACCAATGCATCcattttcaacaaattcaCGTTACAAAATAGACTGGTGCCTTACATACGTTATAGGACAAAATATGTCACAGAGTTCTGACGATTTTAGACTATCTGAAATGATCACCTCTCTGCTTGTTTCTttacttgttttattttttggcaaGGGGATTgtaaatcgtcactttggtgTTGTGTAAGGTGCGGAAAACTCGATGAAAAGAACAAATGGCTCGTATCACTTCTATTCATTGAGGTTGAATCACTCACTAATGAGCTTGTTTCGTTGTCCGC
This sequence is a window from Acropora palmata chromosome 6, jaAcrPala1.3, whole genome shotgun sequence. Protein-coding genes within it:
- the LOC141884834 gene encoding matrilysin-like; the protein is MIMKVENNSLFAMGGLQVYRSLFLVMCLQINYAAAVAETDEPFEIKFLKEYNYLSTLEKGNQNVEKALREFQEQSEIPVTGVFDVVTIKEMKKPRCGVPDKDEKEFSESGRVKRHFSFSGHKWNKTYLTYKFFNFAKGSLTPNIQRAIVSRAFQAWEAISPLSFMDVTPDKRHYVKSDITIAFLAGKHRGCLHPFDGPGGVFAHAFYPDEGDLHFDADENWTDGVYHGTNLYSVTLHEIGHLLGLRHSNKATAIMHETYKAYDPNMKLTIAEKLGINFIYTPRCTDDPTYANICKKWKSRNLCNHVFVRPKCKNTCNVKQCATG